In Vibrio celticus, one genomic interval encodes:
- a CDS encoding flagellin, which yields MAITVNTNVSALVAQRNLSNANNMLNQSLERLASGSRINSAKDDAAGLQISNRLEAQMSGIDVAVRNANDGISIMQTAEGAMNETTNIMQRMRDLSLQASNGSNSQSERTAIQEEVTALNDELNRIAETTSFGGKKLLNGSFGSSSFQIGGSSGEAVQIGLKNMRTDDINMGGFSYVANGMASDSWEVKSNQNDMTMSFTDRFGQPQEITINAKAGDDIEELATYINGQTDLVSASVNDEGQLQIYMSGEDTAGTISFSGSLATELSMSAGYYESVDDINVTDVGSAQRAVSILDTAMKYVDSHRSELGAMQNRFDHAINNLENVHENLATSNSRIKDTDYAKETTQMLKQQILQQVSTTILAQAKQAPNLALTLLG from the coding sequence ATGGCTATAACTGTTAATACAAATGTCTCAGCGCTGGTGGCTCAGAGGAATCTGTCGAATGCCAACAACATGCTGAACCAATCTTTGGAGCGCTTAGCTTCAGGGAGTCGTATTAATAGTGCAAAAGACGATGCGGCTGGCTTACAAATTTCAAATCGACTAGAAGCGCAGATGAGCGGCATTGATGTCGCGGTTCGAAATGCGAACGATGGAATCTCCATTATGCAGACTGCAGAAGGAGCGATGAATGAAACCACCAATATCATGCAACGCATGCGAGATTTGTCACTGCAAGCGAGTAATGGTTCGAATAGCCAGTCTGAAAGGACGGCTATTCAAGAAGAAGTGACAGCTCTAAATGATGAGTTGAATCGAATTGCTGAAACGACTTCGTTTGGCGGTAAAAAGCTCCTTAACGGTAGCTTTGGTAGCTCGTCATTTCAAATCGGTGGCAGTTCTGGTGAAGCGGTGCAGATAGGTTTGAAAAACATGCGCACCGATGACATCAATATGGGTGGTTTTAGCTATGTCGCCAATGGCATGGCAAGTGACTCGTGGGAGGTCAAATCCAACCAGAATGATATGACGATGTCGTTTACCGACCGTTTTGGTCAGCCACAAGAGATCACCATCAACGCGAAAGCGGGCGATGATATCGAAGAGTTGGCGACTTACATTAATGGTCAAACGGATCTGGTCTCGGCTTCAGTTAATGATGAAGGGCAGCTTCAGATCTATATGTCTGGCGAAGACACGGCAGGCACGATCTCTTTTTCAGGTTCGTTAGCCACTGAGCTTTCCATGTCTGCGGGTTATTACGAATCAGTCGATGACATCAATGTAACGGATGTAGGTAGTGCTCAGCGTGCCGTCTCTATTTTGGATACGGCGATGAAGTATGTCGATAGCCATCGCTCTGAATTAGGGGCAATGCAAAACCGCTTTGATCATGCCATTAATAATCTTGAAAACGTTCATGAGAATTTGGCGACATCAAATAGTCGAATCAAAGATACCGAC
- a CDS encoding Dyp-type peroxidase, whose amino-acid sequence MLNISNEQPNVQSAILPEAGPFALYVQLKVNANAANVLAEIQKLPTLIDELNQTQPDANLTASVAFSKAFWDKFEQAAPSDLIDFPALGEGDVTAPSTLSDVLIHCHSNRHDLHFFILRKLLSEVAADVEVVDETYGYRFLDSRDMTDFVDGTENPKDAQRAEVAIVPEGEFAGGSYVMVQRFVHNLPAWNRLNVSAQEKVVGRTKPDSIELDDVPAASHVGRVDIKEEGKGLKIVRHSLPYGTATGDHGLLFIAYCNVRHNFDAMLESMYGVTDGKTDQLLRFTKAVIGAYYFAPSTEMLSALTIK is encoded by the coding sequence ATGCTTAACATCTCAAATGAGCAGCCTAACGTTCAAAGTGCTATCTTGCCAGAAGCTGGGCCTTTCGCTCTTTACGTTCAATTAAAAGTGAATGCTAACGCTGCTAACGTATTAGCTGAAATTCAAAAGCTTCCGACTCTAATCGACGAGCTTAACCAAACTCAACCCGATGCGAACTTAACGGCGTCAGTTGCGTTCTCAAAGGCGTTTTGGGATAAGTTCGAGCAAGCTGCTCCGTCTGACCTCATTGATTTCCCTGCGCTTGGTGAGGGTGATGTCACTGCACCGAGCACATTGTCTGATGTTCTGATTCACTGTCATTCAAATCGACACGATCTGCACTTCTTCATCCTACGCAAATTGCTATCTGAAGTAGCTGCAGACGTTGAAGTAGTGGATGAAACCTACGGTTACCGCTTCCTAGATTCACGTGACATGACCGATTTCGTTGATGGCACTGAAAACCCGAAAGACGCACAGCGCGCTGAAGTGGCGATAGTGCCTGAAGGTGAGTTCGCTGGTGGTAGTTATGTGATGGTGCAACGTTTTGTGCATAACCTACCTGCTTGGAACCGATTAAATGTATCGGCACAAGAGAAAGTGGTTGGCCGTACTAAGCCAGACTCTATCGAGCTAGATGATGTTCCTGCGGCGTCTCACGTTGGCCGTGTGGATATCAAAGAAGAAGGCAAGGGCCTTAAAATTGTTCGTCATAGCCTACCTTACGGCACAGCAACGGGCGACCACGGTCTATTGTTCATTGCTTACTGTAACGTTCGTCATAACTTTGATGCGATGCTAGAGAGTATGTACGGCGTGACAGATGGTAAAACAGACCAACTGCTTCGCTTTACTAAAGCAGTGATCGGCGCTTACTACTTTGCTCCTTCAACTGAGATGTTGAGTGCATTAACGATTAAGTAA